CCTGCAGCACATGCTCACCCGCGTGGACTACCCCGAGGCCGCCGGCATCAACAACGTGGAGTGGGACGCCGTGGAGCTGCCCAGCCAGTTCATGGAGAACTGGTGCTTCCACGAGGAGACGCTCTCCCGGCTCGCCCGCCACGTGGACACCGGTGAGCCGCTGCCCAAGCCCCTGCAGGACAAGATTCGCGCCGGCCGCATCTACCGCGCCGCCTCCATGTCGCTGCGCCAGGTGTACTTCGCCACGCTGGACCTGGAACTGCACCACCGCTACCAGCCCGCCGGTGACGGGCAGTCCGGCTTCCTCGAGGTGCAGAAGCGCGTGATGCGGGACAACACCGTCCTTCCGCCCCTGCCCGAGGACCGCTTCCTCTGCGCCTTCACCCACATCTTCGCGGGCGGTTACGCCGCGGGCTACTACAGCTACAAGTGGGCCGAGGTGCTGTCCGCGGATGCCTTCTCCGCCTTCGAGGAGGCCGGGCTGTCCGACGCGCAGGCGCTGTCGCGCACCGGCCGGCGCTTCCGCGACACGGTGCTCGCGCTCGGCGGCAGCCGCCACCCGCTGGAGGTCTTCCAGGAGTTCCGCGGCCGCGCTCCCAGCACCCAGCCCCTGCTCAAGCAGACGGGCCTGCTGGAGACGCAGGAGCTCGAGTCCACGGCGCCGATGATGTAGCGCGCCTCAGCCCCTGCTGGCCTGGGTGAGCCCCGCCTCCTGGAGGCGCTCGGCCGCCCAGGCCTCCGCGGCCGTCAGGTGCGGGAAGGTGGCCAGCGGCACCGGCAGCGGCTTGAAGAACAGGATGGCGCTGAGCGAGAGCCGGACAATGGGGGACATGAGGATGATGGCCGAGCCCACCACCCGCTCGCGCAGGGCGCGCTCGTGCTGCTCGAACCACTCCACCTGGCGCCAGCGCTGCTCGATGGGCACCAGGCCGATCCGGCTCAGGTCCACGAGGAGGAGGAACCGCTCCCCGCGTCCCAGGTAGCCGGCGAGGGTGCCGAGACACTCCTCGTGCCCATGCGAGGGAAGTGTTCCCGGGAGCCAGAGGTGCAGCAGGGGCCAGCGCGAGTCATCGAAGGCGGCCCTGTCGAAAGCGGGCATGGCCCCATTCTGACAGCCTCCAGGAAACGTGCTATTCCGCCCGCCCCGGGTGGCCCGGCCACCCGCTTCTCGTCGTGGAGCAGGCCGCAATGGAGCAGCGTCGAATCGAGGGGTTCATCTATCTGGCGGGTTTCGGAGCCTCGATTCCGCTGTCCAACTGGATGATTGGCCATGTGGGCGTGGTGTGCCCGGACAACGGGCCCTGCCTGCTGCCCGTGGGGCCGGGTCTGCTCGCCCCCAGCGGCGTCCTCGTCGTCGGCATCGCCTTCGTGCTGCGAGACCTGGTGCAGCGCCGCCTCGGCAAGGGCTGGACGCTGCTGGCCATCGCCCTGGGCGCGCTGCTCTCGGCCGTGCTCGCCCCCCCGCCGCTCGTCGTCGCCTCGAGCGCGGCCTTCGCCATCTCGGAGCTGGCCGACTTCGCCGTCTACACGCCCCTGCAGCGGCGCGGCCTCGTGCTGGCCGTGCTCGCCAGCAGCCTCGTGGGCCTCGTCGTGGACAGCCTCCTCTTCCTCCAGCTCGCCTTCGGCGGCCTCGACTTCCTCGCCGGGCAGGTGGTGGGCAAGGCGTGGATGGTGTTGCTGTCCCTGCCCCTCGTCTCCTGGCTGCGGCGCCGGGACGAGCGGCTCGGCATCCAGCCGGCGTGAGCCCTCGCGCTCAGGAGACGCCTTCGTCCCGGTAGCGCCGGGCGGACTCCTCCTTCACCGCCACCCCGGCGATGGTGTCCGCGGCCCGGCGGGCCTCCTCGGGCGAGGGCGCCGCGCGGGTGAAGTCCGCCAGGGCCTCACCCAGGGCCTGCTCCAGGCGCTCGGTCCGGCGGATTCCTTGTGACTCCAACAACCAGCCCAGGCCCAGGTGCGCATGGCGGTGCCAGGCCTCCTCGCCGCCGTTCGCCTCGGAGGTGAGCTCGAGGACGCGCCGCACCGCGTCCGACAGCACCGCCGCGCGATCCTCCTCGTCCGGCGGCAGCGCCACGGAGCGGAAGTACGTGTCGAGCGTGCACAGCCGCTCGTGGGCCACGCCGAGCGTGAAGAGGATGCGCTCGATGTAGCCCTCCACGCCTGGCTCGGCCAGCGCGCCCTGGCGGGGGAGCTCGCCGTGGAAGCCGTGGGTGTACCAGGCCCCGGCGTGCTCGGAGAGCAGCGCGTCCACGCCCTCGAGGAGCGCGCGGTACGTGCGCTCGTCCTGGGCGCGGGTGCCGGAGGCGAGGCGGGGGGCGAGGTACTCGCGGAGACGCGCCGCGAGCTGCGTGGGCCTGAAGTCATCGAGGCTCTCGCGGATGAGAGCCCAGGTGTCCTCACCCCTGTGCTTCTTCCTGCTCATGGCGCCTCCCCACCGGAGACCCGTCTCGCGCCACCGTGCCGCGAGCCGGACGAAACGCGCGTAGCGCAGCACATCCCCGGCGGCTTGGGGAGGAAGATCATCGTGGCGAGTAGTGCAGTGTGCAGCGGACGCGGCGGGTCTCCCGGGCCTCAAGGAAGCGGGGAGAACTGGCGCACACCGCTGACGACCTGCGAGTCCAGGATTCCGGGCAAGGTGTCGTAGACGACCTCTCCGTCCCACGCCGTCACGCGCAGCGGGAGCAGGCCCAGGCCCAGGCCCGTGGGCTGGACGAAGTAGTTGTAGTCCTGGCGCGGCACTTCCACCCAGGTGCCGAGGCTCAGCCACTCCAGCTTGCGGATGGGCTTGTGGTGGTTGCGCACCTGGAGGCCGGTCCACCACTGGCTGCTGCCCTCCTTGAAGCGGTAGCGGAGGGGCCCGGACACGGGGCAGGTGACGAAGCGCCACTTCACCTGCACGCGGCCCGCGGCCATGTCCGCCAGCTTCGCGAAGGCCGAGGGGCTGAGGTCCAGGTGGCCCGGTGTGGTGCAGT
The sequence above is drawn from the Archangium gephyra genome and encodes:
- a CDS encoding VUT family protein, which translates into the protein MEQRRIEGFIYLAGFGASIPLSNWMIGHVGVVCPDNGPCLLPVGPGLLAPSGVLVVGIAFVLRDLVQRRLGKGWTLLAIALGALLSAVLAPPPLVVASSAAFAISELADFAVYTPLQRRGLVLAVLASSLVGLVVDSLLFLQLAFGGLDFLAGQVVGKAWMVLLSLPLVSWLRRRDERLGIQPA